The Electrophorus electricus isolate fEleEle1 chromosome 4, fEleEle1.pri, whole genome shotgun sequence region GCACATCTATCACTATCTGTCACACTGTGACGCAGATTAGCCTCCTAGACTCACTGACAAACTTAGGAGAGAAATTTGGAATaggaacatgtttaaaaaaatgtagagTCAAACAGGGCCTAGGACACCATGCGAATGTTGGAAACTGTATCACGTTATCTATTGACCCTCATGGTACTGGTGTTGTGGTCGTAGTGCTGTTTACCACATGAGTGAGATGTGGTAAACacatctgaggagagagaccTGTTAAATGCGTGCCCTCTTCTACCACACCTCTTCACCCACACCAGTGGAAAAAGACACTAATAAAGTCAGCTGTAGCTAATCAGTCAGACgagcagagtgtgtgcgtgtgtgcacgtttgttcCTGGAGCATTCAGCAAGAAAAAGAGGCTGTTAAAGTGAGTTTTTAATTGGCTTAAAGCAGCTGGGTTTTTATTGCTAACTGGTACCGAGGGACAGAAGGCTGTGTATGGGCTTGTTTGGAAACAGACAGGACATTTTTTTTGGCCTACTGCTTAAGACCAGGACGACTGAGggattaagagagagagagagagagagagagagagagagagagagagagagagagagagagagagagagagagagagagagagaaagaaagagagagagagagagagggagagagagagagagagagagagcaagcccTTGGTGTCCTGAGAAGGACCAAAATAATGACAATGCCCATCAGAGTTTGTATCATTTAAGTCAAGCTATACGATTACGCTCAGTTGAGAACTCAGTTATTCATGTCAACAGCACCTCTTAGTGGACAGATAGCAATGATGCAAGTTTAAAAGAAATGCTACAGTAAATGGACAATGTGTAAATAGatcatgtaataaaaaatatgaaatctttattgtggggaaaaaaagttgaaacccccccccccccccccattatatatatacttacataGCACAAATTATGCTGAAATTGCATCATATATGATATAGTTTGATATATACGAACTGGTTTGAAGGTGTCAATAAAAAATTtataaagttttttaaaaatgttatttttaatattaaaatatcttgcctcacatttatttgtgcatgAGGTGTTTCTTTGTATTCTTCTCTGGTCTAAGCAGAATGATGTAACATTTTGGGGCAAATATACACAGCAGAAGGCCATAACTGGAGGCCAGGATGGCAAAGACCTCCACTGCCACTGTGTACTTCCCTGGAGAGCTGACATATGCTGGAACAAAGGTGAtccacacagcacaaaagaTCAGCAtactgaatgtgatgaattttgCCTCATTGAAATTGTCCGGAAGCTTCCGGGCGAGGAAGGCCATAACAAAGCAGACACCTGCCAATAAGCCGATGTATCCCAGCACTAGGTAGAAGGCAAGTGTTGAGCCCATGTCACACAGCAGAATGATGCGTGCTGACTCACGGTTCATCAGCCTACGCGGCAGAGGTGGTGCCAGGCCCAGCCATGTGCCACAAATCACCACCTGCACTGCCGTGCACAGGAAGATCAAAGTGCGCAGCTGTAGAGGCCCGAACCAGCTCATGACATTGCTGCCTGGGAGAGTGGCCTTAAAAGCCATCAAGACCACCATCGTCTTTCCCAGGATGCACGACAGGCAAAGGCAGAAAGCGACGCCGAAGGCCGTGTGGCGTAGCTGGCACAACCACGGAGTGGGCTGACCGATGTACGCCAGCGCACACAGGAAGCACAGCCACAGAGAGCTGAGGATGAGGAAGCTGAGCTCTGAGTTGCTGGCCCTGACGAGGGGTGTGTGGCGCTTACAGGCGAAAACGAGGGCCACAGCGAGCGTGGCACAGGAACCCAGCAGGGCCATAGCTAGCAACGTGATGCCCATGGTGTCACTGTAGGACAGGAACTCCACCAGCTTCGGGATGCAGGTGTCCCTCTTCGGGTTGGACCAGAACTCAGGTGGGCACGTCATACACTCTGTGGCATCTGACACATCACAGGCACAGGGCACATTACAGCCACATTTTAGAATAAGACCACTAATCTCTTTAAATTGTGATGAACATACCTAGCAAAGGTTTCAGGGAGACAGGAACAAGCCCATCAATGCCTGaacaaatataattttcagATTTTAGAAAACTGTCATACTCAAAAAATAGTGTTCATAAAGATGACAAATCTGTATAATGACTGTAATTCTTTGGTTTACATTAAATGTTTCCACAGGATTTCTCTCTTGTATGCTTGCTACAGACATGTGCAGGTGACTCACCTGTCTGATTGCTAACCTCCCCAACTGCACAGAGTATGCAGTCAAAACAGCAGACAGGGAAACTGGGTCTAAATGCCTTCCTGGTACCAGGGGGGCAGCTgctactgcacacagacaccgGCACCTGCAGAGCAAAGAACAAAGCAACTACACAACTTCACTTACATATTAGGGACAGAATCTATAGCAAGCATCTGAAAGTGCTTTCTTAGGCATGGAAGTGACAGCTGAATAAATCTTGTATGCAAAATATTCAGTAGCACAGAAATCTTGCCCTGTTCTGCACTTTTGTAAAACATTAAGGCACTTGAATAAGGTTTTGAAATACACAATGGCTTACTTGGCTCTGGTTACCATTCCAGATAATCTGTTTTTCCTCTATCTCCAATTTAATACTCTTGGTTTCATCAAACCTGCCCACAGTGACATACTGGACCTCTCCAGTCTCCAAGAGTTGCCAGTTGATCAGGTCATACATGGCTGCCGGGTCACCATTCTCATCAAACTTAGTTTCCTCACCAAATTCATTAGTGAAGTCCACCTTCTTCAAATAGTACAGGAGCTGAAAGAcccagagaagaagagagatgcATGGGATGAGGAATGCAAAGGGGGTGAGGAACGCGGAGGGAGTGAGGTACACGGAGGGGGTGAGGTACACGGAGGGGGTGAGGAACGCGGAGAGGGTGAGGAACGCGGAGAGGGTGAGGAACGCGGTGGGGGTCAGGTACACGGAGGGGGTGAGGTACACGGAGGGGGTGAGGAACGCGGAGAGGGTGAGGAACGCGATGGGGGTCAGGTACACGGAGGGGGTGAGGTACACAGAGGGGGTGAGGTACACGGAGGGGGTGAGGAACGCGGAGAGGGTGAGGAACGCAGTGGGGGTCAGGTACACGGAGGGGGTGAGGTACACGGATGGGGTGAGGAATGCGGAGAGGGTGAGGAACGCGGTGGGGGTCAGGTACACGGAGGGGGTGAGGTACACGGAGAGGCACaaagggagaaaggagagaggagacagtcAGAAATAACGAGGAAAAGCGTTTTAGGAAAAAGCAGCTTTGTTACAAACTGAATATTACTGCTGTCCAAATGTGGATGTTTAAAAAACTTTTCAGGAGACTCCACTACTTTAGCTTAATCATGAAACCTTAAGGTTCACAGATCCTGATTTTTAACTCCCAAAACTCAAAAATAAGCTGCATAGCCAAATGGACAATTGAATAAAATAGTGAAAACTGGAGAACCGTGTTTTCTTTAGGCGCGCCCAAAACCCAGAGTGtgtgttaaaacatgaacataGAAATGTGGCATTTGAAGATGTATTTCCACCTGCTGGGGCTTGATGTTGCGTATGTCAGGGCAGGCCCCCCCTGTGAGGGGGTCTCTTTCTGGCACACATCTCAGCATAGTGTCCAGAGCATGGGCAACAGCATACACTGCTTTGTAGACATTGTAGGAGATCCTGAGCTGAGACACGTCTGAGTACAGGCTCTTCACACTTGCCAGCTCCTCTGAGCCGTTACAGGGGCGTCTGTCCGAGAGCTCTCCACCAGCTACGCTGTGAAAAGAGCACTTAAACAACTCCTCCCAGAACTGCACAACAAAGGGATCATCGGGAAAAGAGGAGGGATGCAGACGCAGCAGAAAAGACTGCAGGTTGGGAATCGTAGCTCTGCGGATGGCAAAGCCCATGGAACCCTGGAGGATGCTGTGGAACTGGGGCGTGTTGAGGATCGCTGCCGTGATCCAAGCCTCGCTACCCAGCCATTGCACTCCTGTGAGGTTTTGTCTGAGAGCCTCAGAGAAAAGGGCATTTGCGTCCTGTTCTAGAGCAAACACCAGCACCACTCGTGTGCTGGATCCACTGATACGTTCCACAATCCTGGATATCTCTGCCGGAGCGTGGTTTTTGGGAATGATCTCATATAGGGCAATGCAGGCACCCATTCCGGTGACCTTGTCATTAAAGATTTGGGCGCCTCCGCGACCATACGCATCGTCCCCGGCAACCGTTCCCACCCAGGTCCAGCCGAAGTGTTGCACCAGCTGAGCTAGGGCATTCACCTGGAAGAAATCACTGGGCATGGTTCTCAGAAATGCTGGGAATGCTTTTTTATTACTTAAACACGCGCAGCTGGAGAAATAGCTAAtctgaagagaggagagaggagaggacatgagagaagaagagaggagaggagaggagaggaaagaagacaagATGATATGAATGCCAAGAATTAATCTGTAAGGATTTTATCATGTTACAAACTGCCCTTAATTGCAATTAACTACAGttattttgatgtgtttgtgcaacTTTGTTCGACCATAAAACTGCTCACCTGTGGCAGTTGGAAAATACCTAGAAAATTTGCAACCACTATTGATAGTGTGGATCCACCATCACCAATGACAAGAGGAATGTTGCCTTGACACTCAGTGTTcccactcccctcctctctgccaCTCATCAGTGCCATCGCTGTGCGAAGGGCATAGAGGGGGTTACTGCAGGAGTCATAGATTTTGTAGCCCAGGGTAATGTTGGGCAAGAGACGGCCATCTCTGTTGATCTGCTCCATGGCAAAAATCATTGTCTGCATCCACCGGAAGGTCCGGAAATTAAAcctatataaaaatacattcttATTTCTCCCTAAACTAGAGATGTCTACATTATTTATAATTCTGTCTCTGAATGCTTATACTTGAAAAATACAGTTCggcattttctctgttcttaCAtacctaactctaactctaagaATTACTCAGCTTTTCATAAGCTAAAAAAGCAACAggataaatgttaaaatatgcagTGCTGTGGACCTGGCACATAGAAACACTTCTCTAAGACAGAGTCAGAGCAAATACAAACGCCAAAGGTTTTTGACATAGAACAACAGTGAAGAAAAAGTTAAAGCATcttaaagccatttttaaaatgaggaaatgtgaagtaaaataaaatgtatcaaCCCATAACATATAAAAATTCATAGATCCAGCCAGGTCTTTGGAGATGTCCTAATACAGTCTGACTGGCAGGCTGACTGACCCAGTGCACTGAACAGGTTCCGGCTGAGAGGTGAATGAGAGCTGCAGCTCCTGTGTGGCATCGTGGAGAGAAAACAGGGCCCCCAGTGTGATGTCCCCCTCCCTGGCCACCATGGGCAGCTGAGAGGGGCCATGGATGAACCGACAGGTTTGCCTATGAAGGACCTGGGAAGAGACCAGAGGAAAGAGgaacaccacagacacacacacgtgtgcacgcacaagCACGCTACCCTGCTGCATTATGGCTCCGGGCACACAGCCACTCGACCCAAATCACACGGCTGGGAAAATTCTCTGCTCTGCACAGAGAAGCTTCATCTGTGGCATTTTGCCACACAGACGACAGATGAGACGCACAGGCAAAGCTGACGCCCATGTAGTGGATGCAAGGTTCACCTATCCCCATTTTTATGTGGCAAAGGCTTCCTAACATGAAGCACCTGCATCACACCAGGCCTCCAACCCCCCTGAGGCCTTCGTGCAGTGGAAACAGAAATGCTCCCCAGGACAATCACACATTGCAATAACAAACCACACATTTTCATTGCACACTGGATCGTAATGGTATCAGAGAGTTCTTAATGGTATCGGGCATTCATTCTTTTTTACTACAGACATTCTGGCATAGCAGGCTTCATGAATGAATCCTGGTCTGACCTCCAGACTCAGtgaataaaaagcaaaatggcAACATAAAGTCAAATATGACTAGGAACAATTTCTCTAATAATTAAGATGTCTTAATGTTAAAATGCTTGTGGGGAAATATATCTCTGAAAGGTAAGCTTCACACATCACTTTGTGCTATTACACCATTTCACAAGAGGGAGACAGCTGCTAAATTTTGAGCAACCGGTTACGGGAGTAGTTTATTCTGATCATCCCATGTCTCAATATTTACTTATCCAACTGTGCCAACCACCAGCCAAGTGTTATAAAAGTCCCAGACATGAAACAATAGCACATTAAGAGGctgagagaatgagacacaCTGACAGATCAGGCTGTTGCCAGCCCAAGGCTCTGTCAGTAGGGTATTTAGGTGTGAGGACTAGTGCCTCATTAAAGGCTGTTTAATGGCTTTTGGGAGTGTATCTGTAAGCGCTGCAGGCGATGTTCACACAGAGTTGAAAATAAGGGTGCATTAGAGTGTGACCTGGGGCTGTTTCTCCTACTCAGTCCTCTCTAATATCAACAGGAGACTGCTACTTCAACCATGATGAGCTCTCCGAGGATCAGTTCAGAGGTCAACATGGCACTGTGTAAGAAGGAAACATTGCTATAGCTCACTGCTACTATGCAGAGAGAAACCCTTGCTATGACCCGATGTGGTAGTCTTAATAAAAGCAAGCAGAGTTTATTAAAAGGAACCACAGTAAGGATGTCAGACGTATAAAAACCGGCAGCATCTTAGAAATACTGCAAGTACATTTGAAATGAAGCCttattcagttgtttttccCTGATTATGTAAAATTACGTAATATGTGAAAGTATAGAATCCTTTGTTTTCAAACAGGATAGTATGCACAATACATTCAGACTATTATATGGAGAGAAAATCTGGAACAAAGAAATGCAAACAGAATCATGTCACTTTCAGCCTTACAAGAACAATTAGATCATATTGATTTATTGTGACTCGTTGTATCTGCTGTATTATCCATTCTTATCAGAGTTAATCATACAATCAAATGTGGAAGCACTGACCACACATTTAGTTAATCAACAGTGGCTTGTGTAAGGAGGTTAAAACTGCAGAAGGGCAGTGTGTGCAGGAGCCTTGGAGACCACAAAGCAGAAGGGGGAGAGGGCAGGTGTGAAACCCCATCACAGAGAGTAGTGCTGCAGAGTACAGTAGATCAGTAGatgtcaaataaatataaaaagaaattaagacCCTTACCAAAGTGAGAAAGGGCTGTATTTGATGCATTTCATTTACCATTATACTGTCACAACCACAATTAAACACATCATTTATTAACATTGtccagttttgtttcatttacatttacggcatttagcagacgctcttatccagagcgacttacaaaagttctttgtcatttactcatagaatatatccaagcaCAGTACAGTAGgctagaattaaacataccaatgaactagaatactgtagaatacatgGAATGAATGCTTTATTTATGAATGCTTTATTCAGCTTTATTTACAGACAGTTTCTAATGTTGTAAAACTCTTCCCAGACACCACCTCCATCTTCACTATAAATCAAAGGGAATGAAGCCTGCCACCACCATCTTTTCCCATGTAGTACACTGACTGGCCACCATTTCCTCAGAACAGCCTCAGTTCCACATGTCATGGAGCCCACAGGGTGTCGCAACCATTCCTTTAacattttggtccatattgacaaGATTGCAACATGTAATTGCTGCAGATTTTTCAGCAGAACATTCATCCAATCTCATGACTTGCGTTAGGGGGCCCAGTGTGTGCCAGTGAAACCATTCCCCCACCATTACACCATCACCTGCAGCCTACACGCTTGACTCAAGGCAGGATGGGTTGGATCCATGgattcatgttgtttacaccaaattctgaccctaccatctgCACGTCTCATCAAAAATTGTTTTCTGAaaatttctgaaatattcaaacTCACTGGCGCCATCTGGCGCCAAAAGCCATGCTATGGTCAAATCCACACATTTTTCCCCATTTGGATGTTTGCGCTAGATCCATGTCTACATGATTTTGTTCAATATGCAGTTACCACACAACGAGTTGCTTGGATAATTACATGAATTGCGCAGGTATGCAGGTGTTCCTAATAACACAGAATATCAATATCTATGATAATGAACTGTCAGTGAATAAAACTGCTGTCTCTGTTTTCTACCGCCAACAGATTTGACAGCCTCATTTGAGAGAGTAACAGTGGAAAGAGGAACAGTGCCATTCATTGTTCATGTGGGATGCTCATTATAAGTTTAGACATCCATAGAAATAGCCATTGTCTAATACAGCTGGTACTGGAATTCATGTCCAAGACCTAGGGCCAGAATAAGATGAATGCCAACATACAAAACCAAATTAGCAGAATGTCCATTTACAAA contains the following coding sequences:
- the LOC113589484 gene encoding extracellular calcium-sensing receptor-like → MVAREGDITLGALFSLHDATQELQLSFTSQPEPVQCTGFNFRTFRWMQTMIFAMEQINRDGRLLPNITLGYKIYDSCSNPLYALRTAMALMSGREEGSGNTECQGNIPLVIGDGGSTLSIVVANFLGIFQLPQISYFSSCACLSNKKAFPAFLRTMPSDFFQVNALAQLVQHFGWTWVGTVAGDDAYGRGGAQIFNDKVTGMGACIALYEIIPKNHAPAEISRIVERISGSSTRVVLVFALEQDANALFSEALRQNLTGVQWLGSEAWITAAILNTPQFHSILQGSMGFAIRRATIPNLQSFLLRLHPSSFPDDPFVVQFWEELFKCSFHSVAGGELSDRRPCNGSEELASVKSLYSDVSQLRISYNVYKAVYAVAHALDTMLRCVPERDPLTGGACPDIRNIKPQQLLYYLKKVDFTNEFGEETKFDENGDPAAMYDLINWQLLETGEVQYVTVGRFDETKSIKLEIEEKQIIWNGNQSQVPVSVCSSSCPPGTRKAFRPSFPVCCFDCILCAVGEVSNQTDATECMTCPPEFWSNPKRDTCIPKLVEFLSYSDTMGITLLAMALLGSCATLAVALVFACKRHTPLVRASNSELSFLILSSLWLCFLCALAYIGQPTPWLCQLRHTAFGVAFCLCLSCILGKTMVVLMAFKATLPGSNVMSWFGPLQLRTLIFLCTAVQVVICGTWLGLAPPLPRRLMNRESARIILLCDMGSTLAFYLVLGYIGLLAGVCFVMAFLARKLPDNFNEAKFITFSMLIFCAVWITFVPAYVSSPGKYTVAVEVFAILASSYGLLLCIFAPKCYIILLRPEKNTKKHLMHK